In Oryza brachyantha chromosome 1, ObraRS2, whole genome shotgun sequence, the following are encoded in one genomic region:
- the LOC107304478 gene encoding cyclin-B1-1 isoform X1, giving the protein MATRNQNAAAAPQLQNRDNVAALGKQKAVVAGRPDAKNRRALGDIGNVVNVRLPEGKPLQQAPAARPVTRNFGAQLLKNAQANAAANKQNAIAPAAVARPAQRQARKAPAKPAPEHVIEISSDSDESMRQQSESSASSVRKCSRKKVINTLTSVLTARSKVACGITDKPREVIEDIDKLDGDNQLAVVDYIEDIYKFYKVAENECRPCDYIDSQVEINSKMRAILADWIIEVHHKFELMPETLYLAMYVIDRYLSLQSVLRRELQLVGVSAMLIACKYEEIWAPEVNDFILISDSAYTREQILAMEKAILNRLQWNLTVPTPYVFIVRYLKAAASGDTISDKEMEHMAFFFAELGLMQYGLAASLPSKVAASAVYAARLTLKKSPLWTDTLKHHTGFTESQLMDSAKLLVTSHSTAPESKLRVVYKKYSTEQLGGVALRPPAVELCK; this is encoded by the exons atggcgaCGCGCAACCAGAACGCCGCTGCCGCTCCGCAGCTGCAGAACAGAG ACAATGTTGCTGCTCTGGGAAAGCAGAAGGCCGTCGTGGCCGGCAGGCCCGACGCGAAGAACCGGCGAGCCCTGGGCGACATCGGCAACGTCGTGAACGTCCGCCTACCCGAAGG CAAGCCGCTGCAGCAGGCGCCGGCCGCTCGCCCCGTCACCAGAAACTTTGGTGCTCAGCTGCTCAAAAACGCGCAGGCAAATGCTGCGGCAAACAAG CAGAACGCAATTGCACCTGCTGCCGTGGCAAGGCCCGCGCAGAGGCAGGCCAGGAAGGCTCCTGCCAAGCCTGCCCCCGAGCATGTCATCGAGATCAGCTCTGACTCTGACGAGAGCATGAGGCAGCAGTCGGAGAGCAGCGCCAGCTCTGTCCGCAAGTGCTCGAGGAAGAAGGTCATCAACACCCTCACCTCAGTGCTCACTGCTCGCTCTAAG GTTGCCTGTGGAATTACTGATAAACCTCGAGAAGTGATCGAGGACATTGACAAGCTCGACGGTGACAATCAGCTGGCCGTCGTGGACTACATCGAGGACATCTACAAGTTCTACAAGGTCGCTGAG AACGAGTGCCGCCCATGCGACTACATTGACTCACAGGTGGAGATCAATTCCAAGATGAGGGCCATCCTCGCGGACTGGATCATCGAAGTGCACCACAAGTTTGAGCTCATGCCGGAGACCCTCTACCTCGCAATGTATGTCATCGACCGGTACCTCTCGTTGCAGTCCGTGCTGCGGAGGGAGCTGCAGCTGGTCGGCGTTTCAGCCATGCTGATAGCTTGCAAGTACGAGGAGATTTGGGCCCCAGAG GTGAACGACTTCATCTTGATATCAGATAGCGCATACACGAGGGAACAGATTCTTGCGATGGAGAAGGCGATTCTGAACAGGCTTCAGTGGAATCTCACTGTCCCTACACCTTACGTCTTCATTGTGCGCTATCTCAAGGCAGCAGCATCTGGAGATACCATTAGTGACAAGGAG ATGGAGCACATGGCCTTCTTCTTCGCTGAACTAGGACTGATGCAATACGGGCTTGCGGCGTCCCTGCCTTCTAAGGTTGCTGCCTCTGCTGTCTATGCAGCCAGGCTCACTCTTAAGAAGAGCCCTCTATGGACTGACACGCTCAAGCACCACACAGGCTTCACTGAGTCACAGCTAAT GGACAGTGCAAAGCTTCTTGTTACCTCACACTCTACAGCCCCTGAGAGCAAGCTGAGGGTTGTATACAAGAAGTATTCCACTGAGCAGCTTGGAGGAGTGGCACTACGCCCACCAGCAGTAGAGCTCTGCAAATAA
- the LOC107304478 gene encoding cyclin-B1-1 isoform X2, which translates to MATRNQNAAAAPQLQNRDNVAALGKQKAVVAGRPDAKNRRALGDIGNVVNVRLPEGKPLQQAPAARPVTRNFGAQLLKNAQANAAANKNAIAPAAVARPAQRQARKAPAKPAPEHVIEISSDSDESMRQQSESSASSVRKCSRKKVINTLTSVLTARSKVACGITDKPREVIEDIDKLDGDNQLAVVDYIEDIYKFYKVAENECRPCDYIDSQVEINSKMRAILADWIIEVHHKFELMPETLYLAMYVIDRYLSLQSVLRRELQLVGVSAMLIACKYEEIWAPEVNDFILISDSAYTREQILAMEKAILNRLQWNLTVPTPYVFIVRYLKAAASGDTISDKEMEHMAFFFAELGLMQYGLAASLPSKVAASAVYAARLTLKKSPLWTDTLKHHTGFTESQLMDSAKLLVTSHSTAPESKLRVVYKKYSTEQLGGVALRPPAVELCK; encoded by the exons atggcgaCGCGCAACCAGAACGCCGCTGCCGCTCCGCAGCTGCAGAACAGAG ACAATGTTGCTGCTCTGGGAAAGCAGAAGGCCGTCGTGGCCGGCAGGCCCGACGCGAAGAACCGGCGAGCCCTGGGCGACATCGGCAACGTCGTGAACGTCCGCCTACCCGAAGG CAAGCCGCTGCAGCAGGCGCCGGCCGCTCGCCCCGTCACCAGAAACTTTGGTGCTCAGCTGCTCAAAAACGCGCAGGCAAATGCTGCGGCAAACAAG AACGCAATTGCACCTGCTGCCGTGGCAAGGCCCGCGCAGAGGCAGGCCAGGAAGGCTCCTGCCAAGCCTGCCCCCGAGCATGTCATCGAGATCAGCTCTGACTCTGACGAGAGCATGAGGCAGCAGTCGGAGAGCAGCGCCAGCTCTGTCCGCAAGTGCTCGAGGAAGAAGGTCATCAACACCCTCACCTCAGTGCTCACTGCTCGCTCTAAG GTTGCCTGTGGAATTACTGATAAACCTCGAGAAGTGATCGAGGACATTGACAAGCTCGACGGTGACAATCAGCTGGCCGTCGTGGACTACATCGAGGACATCTACAAGTTCTACAAGGTCGCTGAG AACGAGTGCCGCCCATGCGACTACATTGACTCACAGGTGGAGATCAATTCCAAGATGAGGGCCATCCTCGCGGACTGGATCATCGAAGTGCACCACAAGTTTGAGCTCATGCCGGAGACCCTCTACCTCGCAATGTATGTCATCGACCGGTACCTCTCGTTGCAGTCCGTGCTGCGGAGGGAGCTGCAGCTGGTCGGCGTTTCAGCCATGCTGATAGCTTGCAAGTACGAGGAGATTTGGGCCCCAGAG GTGAACGACTTCATCTTGATATCAGATAGCGCATACACGAGGGAACAGATTCTTGCGATGGAGAAGGCGATTCTGAACAGGCTTCAGTGGAATCTCACTGTCCCTACACCTTACGTCTTCATTGTGCGCTATCTCAAGGCAGCAGCATCTGGAGATACCATTAGTGACAAGGAG ATGGAGCACATGGCCTTCTTCTTCGCTGAACTAGGACTGATGCAATACGGGCTTGCGGCGTCCCTGCCTTCTAAGGTTGCTGCCTCTGCTGTCTATGCAGCCAGGCTCACTCTTAAGAAGAGCCCTCTATGGACTGACACGCTCAAGCACCACACAGGCTTCACTGAGTCACAGCTAAT GGACAGTGCAAAGCTTCTTGTTACCTCACACTCTACAGCCCCTGAGAGCAAGCTGAGGGTTGTATACAAGAAGTATTCCACTGAGCAGCTTGGAGGAGTGGCACTACGCCCACCAGCAGTAGAGCTCTGCAAATAA
- the LOC102716174 gene encoding uncharacterized protein LOC102716174, giving the protein MAPAAAALAAPIASIAHSSAGRATAAAAALAAASLRSARTSGSPLLAQLGGGAIASFLGFRSLPRGVHAMPNLRRCSSQGAAVVPRSNQMLRSARQQRRLVPRASSSDEPKSTTEEKTPFGYTRKDVLLIGVGVTLLGYGLKYGLELVGVDPLQAGNAVQLIIVLGMTVGWISTYMFRVANKDMTYAQQLRDYEKQVMEKRLESLSEADLQVLLEQVEEEKQSLTPVRDQGVTFTRKTEDQTNAS; this is encoded by the exons atggcgccggcagcggcagcgctaGCTGCTCCCATCGCGTCCATCGCCCACAGCTCCGCCGGGAGGGccaccgcggccgcggccgctctcgccgccgccagcctccGCTCGGCCAGGACGAGCGGCTCACCTCTTCTAGCtcagctcggcggcggtgctaTCGCCTCTTTTCTTGGGTTCCGTTCCTTGCCTCGTGGCGTCCACGCCATGCCTAACCTTCGTCGCTGCTCTTCGCAAGGCGCAGCAGTTGTACCACGGTCGAACCAGATGCTCAGATCAGCGCGGCAGCAGAGGCGTTTGGTGCCCAGAGCCAGCAGCTCAGATGAACCCAAATCCACCACCGAAGAGAAG ACACCATTTGGGTACACGAGGAAGGACGTGCTGCTCATCGGCGTCGGCGTGACGCTCCTCGGCTACGGCCTCAAATACGGCCTAGAG CTCGTCGGAGTCGATCCCTTGCAAGCGGGAAACGCCGTGCAGCTGATCATCGTGCTCGGGATGACGGTGGGGTGGATCTCGACGTACATGTTCCGGGTGGCCAACAAGGACATGACCTACGCCCAGCAGCTCAGGGACTACGAGAAGCAAGTCATGGAG AAACGATTGGAGAGCTTGTCAGAAGCTGACCTGCAGGTTCTGCTCGAGCAGGTAGAGGAAGAGAAGCAGAGCCTGACTCCAGTGAGGGATCAGGGTGTTACCTTCACCAGGAAAACGGAGGACCAGACGAATGCTAGCTAG
- the LOC102716458 gene encoding psbP domain-containing protein 6, chloroplastic isoform X2: MASSSVFSPLFHALRPSASGCCARSHAVSVDNAAAAPRTAPLAAVVSHRRELLLGAGAALGAAFLKAPLPAEAREVEVGAVLPPAASNPGFVFFRATSKDTPALRAGNVQPYEFILPPTWKQTRVANILSGNYCQPKCAEPWVEVKFEDDKQGKVQVVASPLIRLTNKPNATIEDIGSPERLITSLGPFVTGNTFDSDELIDTSVEKIDGQTNAGVAEP; this comes from the exons ATGGCCTCCTCTTCCGTCTTCTCCCCGCTGTTCCATGCCCTCCGGCCGTCTGCCTCCGGCTGCTGCGCGCGCTCCCACGCCGTGTCTGTCGAcaacgccgccgctgccccgcgGACGGCGCCCCTCGCGGCGGTTGTCAGCCACAGGAGGGAGCTGTTGctgggggcgggggcggcatTGGGCGCCGCGTTCCTGAAGGCGCCTCTGCCGGCCGAGGCGCGCGAGGTCGAGGTCGGCGCGGtcctgccgccggcggcgtccaaCCCCGGGTTCGTGTTCTTCCGCGCCACTTCCAAGGACACCCCTGCACTTCGAGCTG GCAATGTGCAGCCTTACGAGTTCATTCTGCCGCCCACCTGGAAGCAGACGCGAGTGGCGAACATCCTGTCCGGCAACTACTGTCAGCCCAAGTGCGCGGAGCCGTGGGTGGAGGTGAAATTCGAGGACGACAAGCAGGGCAAGGTGCAGGTGGTGGCGTCGCCGTTGATCCGCCTGACGAACAAGCCGAACGCCACGATTGAGGACATCGGGAGCCCCGAGAGGCTGATCACGTCGCTGGGGCCTTTCGTCACCGGGAACACCTTCGACTCCGACGAGCTCATCGACACCTCCGTGGAGAAAATTGATGGCCAAACC AATGCAGGTGTTGCTGAACCCTGA
- the LOC102716458 gene encoding psbP domain-containing protein 6, chloroplastic isoform X1, which translates to MASSSVFSPLFHALRPSASGCCARSHAVSVDNAAAAPRTAPLAAVVSHRRELLLGAGAALGAAFLKAPLPAEAREVEVGAVLPPAASNPGFVFFRATSKDTPALRAGNVQPYEFILPPTWKQTRVANILSGNYCQPKCAEPWVEVKFEDDKQGKVQVVASPLIRLTNKPNATIEDIGSPERLITSLGPFVTGNTFDSDELIDTSVEKIDGQTYYSYVLETPLALTGSHNLAKATAKGSTVVLFVASANDRQWQSSEKVLKTIVDSFKV; encoded by the exons ATGGCCTCCTCTTCCGTCTTCTCCCCGCTGTTCCATGCCCTCCGGCCGTCTGCCTCCGGCTGCTGCGCGCGCTCCCACGCCGTGTCTGTCGAcaacgccgccgctgccccgcgGACGGCGCCCCTCGCGGCGGTTGTCAGCCACAGGAGGGAGCTGTTGctgggggcgggggcggcatTGGGCGCCGCGTTCCTGAAGGCGCCTCTGCCGGCCGAGGCGCGCGAGGTCGAGGTCGGCGCGGtcctgccgccggcggcgtccaaCCCCGGGTTCGTGTTCTTCCGCGCCACTTCCAAGGACACCCCTGCACTTCGAGCTG GCAATGTGCAGCCTTACGAGTTCATTCTGCCGCCCACCTGGAAGCAGACGCGAGTGGCGAACATCCTGTCCGGCAACTACTGTCAGCCCAAGTGCGCGGAGCCGTGGGTGGAGGTGAAATTCGAGGACGACAAGCAGGGCAAGGTGCAGGTGGTGGCGTCGCCGTTGATCCGCCTGACGAACAAGCCGAACGCCACGATTGAGGACATCGGGAGCCCCGAGAGGCTGATCACGTCGCTGGGGCCTTTCGTCACCGGGAACACCTTCGACTCCGACGAGCTCATCGACACCTCCGTGGAGAAAATTGATGGCCAAACC TACTACAGCTATGTGCTGGAGACTCCACTGGCCTTGACCGGTTCTCACAATCTGGCCAAGGCCACTGCCAAGGGGAGCACGGTGGTGCTCTTCGTTGCCAGTGCCAACGACAGACAATGGCAGTCGTCGGAGAAAGTTCTCAAGACGATAGTGGATTCATTTAAAGTGTGA
- the LOC102716736 gene encoding UDP-glycosyltransferase 87A1-like — translation MAMAPTAVPRHVVAVPYPGRGHINPMLAACRLLAAADGELTVTVVVTEEWHALLASAGVPATLPASRVSLATIPNVIPSEHGRGADPAGFFAAVRGKMGEAVGELLDRMVLERRRPDAILADTYLTWGVEAGARRGIPVCSLWTMAATFFWALYHLDLWPPVDDRESEQELSGKSLEQYVPGCSSVRLSDIKLFRSWELPMKLVAEAFVNVRKAQCVLFTSPYELEPSAIDRIAQVVPFPVYPVGPSISGMPLNGDAGKIRDEEHGAWLDAQPENSVLYVSFGSVVSMRPSQLEAVAMALRDSAARFFWVARDSASARGMQRIAGDKGLVVPWCEQLNVLCHRSVGGFLSHCGWNSVLEAVFAGVPLLALPGIWDQVVDGRVVADEWKIGINLWGQKRDADGVVGSDTIRAAAAKLMDPDDGESQEMRRRAARLREACRGAVQDGGSSRRSLNDFVKDLAAGRLNCQ, via the exons ATGGCTATGGCGCCAACAGCGGTGCCCCGCCACGTGGTCGCGGTGCCATACCCGGGCCGCGGCCACATCAACCCCATGCTGGCGGCGTGCCGcctcctcgcggcggcggacggcgagctcaccgtcaccgtcgtcgtgaCGGAGGAGTGGCACGCGCTGCTGGCCTCTGCCGGCGTGCCCGCCACGCTGCCGGCCAGCCGCGTCAGCCTCGCCACCATCCCCAACGTCATCCCCTCCGAgcacggccgcggcgccgaccCCGCCGGCTTCTTCGCCGCCGTGCGTGGCAAGATGGGCGAGGCCGTCGGGGAGCTGCTCGACCGGATGGTGCTggagcggcggaggccggACGCCATCCTGGCCGACACCTACCTGACATGGGGCGTGGAGGccggggcgcggcgcgggatcCCGGTGTGCTCGCTGTGGACCATGGCGGCCACGTTCTTCTGGGCGCTCTACCACCTCGACCTCTGGCCGCCGGTGGATGACCGTGAAAGCGAGCAAG AACTAAGCGGCAAGTCATTGGAGCAATATGTCCCAGGCTGTTCATCAGTCAGGCTGTCTGACATCAAGCTCTTCCGCTCTTGGGAACTGCCAATGAAACTAGTAGCAGAGGCGTTCGTCAACGTGCGCAAGGCGCAGTGTGTCCTCTTCACCTCCCCCTACGAGCTTGAACCCAGCGCCATCGACAGGATAGCACAGGTGGTTCCGTTTCCCGTGTATCCAGTCGGACCTTCGATTTCAGGCATGCCGCTGAACGGTGACGCCGGCAAGATCCGCGACGAGGAGCACGGTGCCTGGCTGGACGCGCAGCCGGAGAACTCTGTCCTGTACGTCTCGTTCGGCAGCGTCGTCTCCATGCGGCCGTCGCAGCTGGAAGCGGTCGCCATGGCGCTGCGCGACAGCGCGGCCAGGTTCTTCTGGGTGGCCAGGGAcagcgccagcgcccgcgGCATGCAGCGGATCGCCGGCGACAAGGGCCTGGTGGTGCCGTGGTGCGAGCAGCTGAACGTGCTGTGCCACCGCTCCGTCGGCGGGTTCCTCAGCCACTGCGGGTGGAACTCGGTGCTCGAGGCCGTGTTCGCCGGCGTGCCGCTGCTCGCCCTCCCCGGCATCTGGGACCAGGTGGTGGATGGCCGCGTCGTGGCTGACGAGTGGAAGATCGGCATCAACCTGTGGGGGCAGAAGAGAGATgccgacggcgtcgtcggcAGCGACACGATccgtgccgcggcggcgaagctgaTGGATCCGGATGACGGCGAGAGCCAGGAGATGAGGAGAAGAGCCGCGCGGCTGCGCGAGGCTTGCCGTGGCGCCGTGCAGGACGGTGGCTCGTCGCGTCGTTCCTTGAACGACTTCGTGAAAGATCTCGCCGCGGGGAGGCTTAACTGCCAGTGA
- the LOC102716836 gene encoding UDP-glycosyltransferase 87A2-like codes for MASAKVAATAVGDEPCRCHIVAVPFPGRGHVNAMMNLSRLLAARGAAVTFVVTEEWLGLLSSSAAAAAPPGVRLRAIPNVIPSEHGRAADHVGFLDAVAAKMEAPFERLLDRLRLEEETAAPVAALVADSYVPWVVGVGERRGVPVCFLFPMAAVFLSAYYNFDSLPSWLKEQQPDAGATSDKPDQKIGHYISSLASSSIMLSDLKPLILSERSMKHILASMSSIRRAQHLLFTTMYELEASVIDSLESLLPCPVYPIGPCIPYMTLENNHTKSNGEATKLIDYLTWLDSQPEKSVLYVSLGSFVSVSSSQLDEIALGLTTSEVKFLWIFRDQSTKVRELVGNSNRGMILPWCDQLKVLCHPSVGGFLTHCGFNSTMEAVFAGVPMITLPLFFDQPVDGRLIVEEWKIGVKLRDSTDKDRLIRREEIATAVKRLMASDETEIKAIRRRSLEWKEVSRRAVNKGGSSHRNLTSLMEIICSSKCTKTDS; via the exons ATGGCGAGCGCGaaggtcgccgccaccgccgttggGGACGAGCCGTGCCGCTGCCACATTGTGGCGGTGCCGTTCCCGGGGCGGGGACACGTGAACGCCATGATGAACCTGAGTCGGCTCCTCGCGGCCCGCGGCGCCGCGGTCACCTTCGTCGTCACCGAGGAGTGGCTCGGCCTcctgtcctcctccgccgccgccgcggcgccgccaggCGTGCGGCTGCGCGCCATCCCCAACGTCATCCCCTCGGAgcacggccgcgccgccgaccacGTGGGCTtcctcgacgccgtcgccgccaagaTGGAGGCGCCCTTCGAGCGCCTGCtcgaccggctccggctcgAGGAGGAGACAGCGGCCCCGGTCGCGGCGCTCGTGGCCGACTCCTATGTGCCATGGGTGGTGGGCGTCGGCGAACGGAGGGGCGTGCCCGTCTGCTTCCTCTTCCCCATGGCCGCCGTCTTCCTCTCCGCATACTACAACTTCGACAGCCTACCGTCGTGGCTCAAGGAGCAACAGCCGGACGCCGGTGCCACATCAG ATAAACCTGATCAGAAAATTGGGCACTATATCTCGAGCCTGGCTTCAAGTTCAATAATGTTATCTGATCTCAAGCCTTTAATTCTCAGTGAGAGATCAATGAAGCATATCCTTGCAAGTATGTCAAGCATCAGAAGAGCACAACACCTCCTATTCACCACTATGTATGAGCTTGAGGCCAGTGTCATCGACTCTCTTGAATCATTACTCCCCTGCCCAGTGTACCCTATTGGGCCCTGCATTCCCTATATGACCCTTGAAAACAACCATACCAAGTCCAATGGAGAAGCTACTAAACTGATAGATTACTTAACATGGTTGGATTCTCAACCTGAGAAATCAGTGCTGTATGTTTCCCTTGGCAGCTTTGTCTCGGTGTCATCCTCTCAGCTTGATGAGATTGCCTTGGGCCTTACCACAAGTGAGGTCAAATTCTTGTGGATTTTTCGTGACCAATCCACGAAAGTGCGAGAACTTGTTGGTAACTCTAACAGGGGCATGATACTTCCATGGTGTGATCAGCTGAAGGTTCTGTGCCACCCTTCAGTTGGGGGCTTCCTGACCCATTGCGGGTTTAACTCGACAATGGAAGCTGTCTTTGCTGGGGTACCTATGATCACACTACCATTGTTCTTTGATCAACCGGTTGATGGCCGGCTAATTGTGGAAGAGTGGAAGATTGGAGTGAAGTTGAGGGATTCGACAGATAAGGATCGCCTGATCAGAAGGGAGGAGATTGCAACGGCTGTTAAGAGGCTTATGGCATCTGATGAGACCGAGATCAAAGCGATAAGGAGGCGTTCTCTAGAGTGGAAAGAGGTTTCTCGTAGAGCAGTCAACAAGGGTGGATCTTCGCATCGCAATCTGACTTCATTGATGGAGATTATATGCTCATCAAAATGCACCAAAACTGATTCTTGA